TAAAATCTAGAGATAAAGCAGAAGGCGTTCCGATGGCGCAGGCTATTTTCAAGGAATTTGAATTTGCAAAAGAAGTTTTTATTTCAGATAATTTCGTGGCGGTAACGAAAGATGATTCTGTAGAATGGCATCAGGTCATGATGACGGTTCGTGCATTAATTGCCGAGCATCTTCAGAACGGAGGAGAAATTTCAAACCTTGAACCTCAGAAACACGAAAATCCTGTAGAAAAAATCATCAACAGAGATTATACAGACGATGAGCAGAAAATTTCTGACATCTTAAATGAATATGTAGCTCCTGCAGTAGAAAATGACGGTGGTAAAATCTCTTTGATGGAATATGACAAAGAAAATAAAACCGCAAAAATGCTTCTACAAGGTGCTTGTTCAGGTTGTCCAAGCTCAACAGCTACTTTAAAAGGCGGAATTGAAAATATTTTGAAACAATTCGTTCCTGAATTGGTAGAAAGAGTGGAAGCTGTAAACGGATAATTTCCTTTAAAATGTCTGAAAGAAAGAAAATTGTTGTCATTATTGGCAGTGCTACGAAAAATTCCAGCAACTTTAGATTAATGGAAAAAGCACTACAGCAAAATCAAGCAACTGATTTTATAGTATATGATAATCTTTCTATTCTTCCGCATTTTGATACAGACCTTACCGATATTAAAACACCTGCCGAAGTATTGAAGATTCGCGAGGATATCAATAATTCAGCGGGTGTTGTATTTTCTACGCCGGAGTATATTTTCAGTATTCCGAGCAGATTAAAAAATTTATTAGAATGG
The sequence above is a segment of the Chryseobacterium sp. MYb264 genome. Coding sequences within it:
- a CDS encoding NifU family protein, yielding MHTILIEPTENPKVIKFVADYNLIPGSLELDRESDISEIPLAQELFNYPFVERIFITANFVAVAKQDTVEWEHVAESLKNVVEDELLANPRIYLQKKKEMYQIYAEMTPNPNVMKFVSNKMLMDGFVEVKSRDKAEGVPMAQAIFKEFEFAKEVFISDNFVAVTKDDSVEWHQVMMTVRALIAEHLQNGGEISNLEPQKHENPVEKIINRDYTDDEQKISDILNEYVAPAVENDGGKISLMEYDKENKTAKMLLQGACSGCPSSTATLKGGIENILKQFVPELVERVEAVNG
- a CDS encoding NADPH-dependent FMN reductase; translation: MSERKKIVVIIGSATKNSSNFRLMEKALQQNQATDFIVYDNLSILPHFDTDLTDIKTPAEVLKIREDINNSAGVVFSTPEYIFSIPSRLKNLLEWCVSTTIFNEKPTAVVTASANGEKGHEELLLILQTLGAKIDDHQLLIKGIKGRFREDGSLKNDTFTEISKLMMNFEKSIHN